The Peribacillus sp. FSL E2-0218 genome contains a region encoding:
- a CDS encoding collagen-like protein: MYVYPTYHYEDQAYQDRVFPELPGFPGGPQFPGQPGSLPYSQAPTAPPPSFIPQQQQASTFAVDPGAISFCLFRNTFIWLNNGGSFWYYPIFVGPRSVAGFRWNGRFWTFFGIDTRQIRSFTCF; this comes from the coding sequence ATGTATGTGTACCCAACATATCATTATGAAGATCAAGCGTATCAAGATCGAGTGTTTCCTGAACTACCAGGATTTCCAGGCGGACCACAATTTCCGGGTCAACCGGGATCATTGCCGTATTCGCAAGCACCGACAGCTCCGCCGCCATCGTTTATCCCGCAGCAGCAACAAGCTTCAACATTTGCTGTAGATCCGGGGGCGATTTCGTTTTGCTTATTCAGGAATACGTTCATTTGGTTAAATAATGGCGGGAGTTTCTGGTATTACCCCATTTTCGTCGGTCCGCGATCTGTGGCAGGCTTCAGATGGAATGGGAGATTCTGGACGTTTTTTGGAATCGATACAAGACAAATTAGATCTTTTACTTGTTTTTGA
- a CDS encoding DNA-3-methyladenine glycosylase, which translates to MNETFYDRCEWTILTPHEFRFTENLTYLSRSANECLFDIVDQKIYRALSFENEKLLVEISAVNETELHVRIPGRTEPIDKRVFDAVSAYIRSWFDLDTNLLPFYELAKKDPLLQGPVSQFFGLRNIGIPDLFEAIAWGILGQQINLTYAYTLKRRLVESFGERIEYEGKSYWLFPTPESIAKLTIEDLSVMRMTVKKCEYLIGVAQLIAKGELTKEKLLLANDVKTAEKMLTKIRGIGPWTANYVLMRCLRFQAAFPIDDVGLHNSIKLVLEMEMKPTKAEIQTWSEAWSDWESYATFYLWRLLY; encoded by the coding sequence ATGAACGAGACCTTTTATGATAGATGTGAATGGACCATCCTTACACCCCATGAATTTCGCTTTACGGAAAATCTTACATACTTATCAAGATCCGCCAATGAATGTTTATTCGACATTGTCGATCAAAAGATATATCGGGCCTTGTCTTTCGAAAACGAGAAACTTTTAGTGGAAATCAGTGCGGTGAATGAAACGGAGCTGCACGTTCGAATACCAGGACGGACGGAACCAATCGACAAGCGTGTTTTTGATGCTGTTTCCGCATACATTCGCAGCTGGTTCGATCTAGACACAAATCTCTTGCCCTTTTATGAGCTTGCAAAAAAAGATCCCTTATTGCAAGGGCCGGTCAGCCAGTTCTTCGGTTTAAGGAACATCGGCATCCCAGATTTATTTGAAGCTATTGCCTGGGGAATTCTCGGACAGCAGATTAATTTGACTTACGCTTATACATTGAAGCGGAGGCTTGTTGAATCATTCGGCGAAAGGATCGAATACGAGGGGAAGTCGTATTGGCTGTTTCCGACGCCTGAATCGATAGCCAAATTGACGATAGAAGATCTTTCCGTAATGAGGATGACCGTGAAGAAATGCGAGTACTTGATTGGTGTGGCCCAACTGATCGCGAAAGGTGAACTTACGAAAGAAAAGCTGCTGCTGGCAAACGATGTAAAAACCGCTGAAAAAATGCTTACGAAAATACGCGGGATCGGTCCATGGACAGCGAATTATGTACTCATGAGGTGCTTGCGGTTTCAAGCAGCATTTCCAATCGATGACGTCGGTCTGCATAATTCCATCAAGCTGGTCCTCGAAATGGAAATGAAACCAACAAAAGCCGAAATCCAAACATGGTCGGAAGCCTGGTCTGATTGGGAATCCTACGCAACATTTTATTTATGGAGACTGCTTTACTGA